One genomic region from Jiangella sp. DSM 45060 encodes:
- a CDS encoding copper resistance CopC family protein yields MRSLRRLIGVAALAAAPVAGLALYAAPAAVAHDQLVSSTPADGATVDAPLTAVELMFSNAISTEFAQVAVTDADGAEYQDGDPEVVGDTLTQAVRELPDGAYTIAWRVVSSDGHPISGTIAFTVAGAGPAVPAETPSGAASSPSSPPSSQEEPSAPPSDETTPAAGSSSSDDEGLGSTATVLLIAGGALVVAVLAFVAAGGRRRSAPEDTDS; encoded by the coding sequence GTGCGTAGCCTCCGCCGCCTGATCGGGGTGGCGGCGCTGGCCGCCGCCCCGGTCGCCGGGCTCGCCCTCTACGCCGCGCCCGCCGCCGTCGCGCACGACCAGCTGGTCTCCAGCACGCCGGCCGACGGCGCCACGGTCGACGCGCCGCTCACCGCGGTCGAGCTGATGTTCAGCAACGCCATCTCCACCGAGTTCGCCCAGGTCGCGGTCACCGACGCCGACGGCGCCGAGTACCAGGACGGCGACCCCGAAGTCGTCGGCGACACCCTGACGCAGGCCGTCCGCGAGCTGCCGGACGGCGCGTACACGATCGCGTGGCGCGTGGTCTCGTCCGACGGGCACCCGATCAGCGGCACGATCGCCTTCACCGTTGCCGGCGCCGGCCCGGCGGTACCGGCCGAGACTCCGTCCGGGGCCGCGTCGTCGCCGTCCTCGCCGCCGTCGTCGCAGGAGGAGCCGTCGGCGCCGCCGTCCGACGAGACCACACCGGCGGCCGGGTCGTCGTCCTCCGACGACGAGGGGCTGGGCTCGACGGCGACCGTTCTGCTCATCGCCGGTGGCGCGCTGGTCGTCGCCGTCCTCGCGTTCGTGGCGGCCGGTGGCCGGCGGCGCTCGGCACCGGAGGACACTGACAGCTGA
- a CDS encoding YcnI family protein, producing MITRTLARAALAAGGAVALGVVVAAGAAAHVTIRPDVDTAGSYAKITVRVPNESDTAGTVQVRLDLPADTPIPSVRVQPHAGWTAELTTTQFPEPVQVGDRTLEEAVTAVTWTADPGVRIGPGEFDEFAISVGPLPEAGTYFLPATQAYDDGEVVAWAEETVEGKEEPERPAPSLEVVEATGDDGHGGAPAAENVSDEGDDSAPATAGSADSTDDLARGVGIGGLVVGAAGLGIGAAALRRRRA from the coding sequence ATGATCACACGTACCCTCGCCCGGGCGGCCCTCGCCGCCGGTGGCGCCGTCGCACTGGGGGTGGTGGTCGCGGCCGGCGCCGCGGCACACGTCACCATCCGGCCGGACGTCGACACCGCCGGCTCCTACGCCAAGATCACCGTCCGGGTGCCGAACGAGTCGGACACCGCCGGCACGGTGCAGGTCCGGCTCGACCTCCCCGCCGACACCCCGATCCCGTCGGTGCGCGTGCAGCCGCACGCCGGCTGGACCGCCGAGCTCACCACCACGCAGTTCCCTGAGCCGGTGCAGGTCGGCGACCGCACGCTCGAGGAGGCGGTCACGGCCGTCACCTGGACCGCCGACCCCGGCGTCCGCATCGGCCCGGGCGAGTTCGACGAGTTCGCGATCTCCGTCGGCCCGCTCCCCGAGGCCGGCACCTACTTCCTCCCCGCCACCCAGGCCTACGACGACGGCGAGGTCGTCGCGTGGGCCGAGGAGACCGTCGAGGGCAAGGAGGAGCCGGAGCGCCCGGCGCCGTCGCTGGAGGTCGTCGAGGCGACCGGCGACGACGGCCACGGCGGCGCGCCGGCGGCCGAGAACGTGTCCGACGAGGGCGACGACTCCGCGCCCGCGACGGCAGGGTCCGCCGACAGCACCGACGACCTCGCGCGCGGGGTCGGTATCGGCGGCCTCGTCGTCGGGGCGGCCGGGCTGGGCATCGGCGCGGCGGCTCTGAGGCGGCGCCGTGCGTAG
- a CDS encoding cytochrome c oxidase assembly protein, with the protein MNTTTPAADVVPPTRQWGVAAAGIALVTLIIALLLGGGDATAGIPGLGDPGEVTKWGLPIARAILDGAGAVTVGLLGLAVVLPIRKGQLGGEALHALRAASLSALVLAVAAAVVHLLTLSDLVGRPLPDALAGDSFVSYTSTVEQGRAYAAMVVLALAIIPAARLTLGHGGAIALLCLGIATLVPLSLIGHSSSGDYHHSARVSLLVHLIGMALWVGGLVALSWYAGRRGKELPRVARAFSAVALGCFVMVAASGVLNAWVRLESLAEVFTSAYGLILLGKVLALLALGWLGWRHRSRTLPQLASGRPCAFRRLAVGEVIIMAVALGLAVALSRTEPPGPEIPEVRTVVRTLIGFPIPPEISPGRLLTEYYPDAMFALGVLAALLLYLGGVWRLRRRGDTWPVGRTLAWLTGLATVAVVGLSGLQTYGMVMLSVHMVQHMILMMVSPILLVLGGPITLALRALKPARRGQFGPREAITAAVNSPVAQVLTHPLVALALFVSGSFTVYFTGLFETAMRSHTGHMLMSAHFLVVGYLFYEMLIGIDPLPKRPPFPARVVLQLLAMSFHAVFGLALMESSRLIAGDYYREIATEIPWLPAPLDDQILAGQITWGFGELPGLIVIGALFVQWYRSDEREARRFDRREGEDEAEREAYNAYLAQLDERSKREQT; encoded by the coding sequence ATGAACACCACGACTCCGGCCGCCGACGTCGTCCCGCCCACCCGCCAATGGGGGGTGGCGGCGGCCGGGATCGCCCTGGTCACGCTGATCATCGCGCTGCTGCTCGGCGGCGGCGACGCCACCGCCGGCATCCCCGGCCTGGGCGATCCCGGCGAGGTCACCAAGTGGGGGCTGCCGATCGCCCGGGCCATCCTCGACGGCGCCGGCGCGGTCACCGTCGGGCTGCTCGGCCTGGCGGTCGTGCTGCCGATCCGCAAGGGCCAGCTCGGCGGCGAGGCGCTGCACGCGCTGCGGGCGGCGTCGCTGTCGGCGCTCGTGCTGGCCGTCGCCGCCGCCGTCGTCCATCTGCTGACGCTGTCCGACCTGGTCGGGCGGCCGCTCCCGGACGCGCTGGCCGGCGACTCGTTCGTCTCGTACACGTCGACGGTCGAGCAGGGCCGGGCGTACGCGGCGATGGTCGTACTGGCGCTGGCGATCATCCCGGCCGCCCGGCTGACGCTGGGCCACGGCGGCGCCATCGCGCTGCTCTGCCTCGGCATCGCGACGCTGGTCCCGCTCAGCCTCATCGGTCACTCGTCGTCCGGCGACTACCACCACTCCGCGCGGGTGTCGCTGCTCGTCCACCTCATCGGGATGGCGCTGTGGGTCGGCGGGCTGGTCGCGCTGTCGTGGTACGCGGGACGGCGGGGGAAGGAGCTGCCACGCGTGGCGCGCGCCTTCTCCGCCGTCGCGCTGGGCTGCTTCGTCATGGTCGCGGCCAGTGGCGTGCTGAACGCGTGGGTGCGGCTGGAGTCGCTGGCCGAGGTGTTCACGTCCGCGTACGGGCTGATCCTGCTCGGGAAGGTGCTCGCGCTGCTCGCGCTGGGCTGGCTCGGCTGGCGGCACCGCAGCCGCACCCTGCCGCAGCTGGCGTCGGGCCGTCCGTGCGCGTTCCGCCGGCTCGCCGTCGGCGAGGTCATCATCATGGCCGTGGCGCTCGGTCTCGCCGTCGCGCTCAGCCGCACCGAGCCGCCCGGCCCCGAGATCCCCGAAGTGCGCACCGTCGTCCGCACGCTCATCGGGTTCCCGATCCCGCCCGAGATCAGCCCGGGCCGGCTGCTGACCGAGTACTACCCGGACGCGATGTTCGCGCTCGGCGTCCTCGCCGCCCTCCTGCTCTACCTCGGGGGCGTGTGGCGCCTCCGCCGCCGCGGCGACACCTGGCCCGTCGGGCGGACCCTCGCCTGGCTGACCGGCCTCGCCACCGTCGCCGTCGTCGGGCTGAGCGGGCTGCAGACCTACGGCATGGTCATGCTGTCGGTGCACATGGTGCAGCACATGATCCTCATGATGGTGAGCCCCATCCTGTTGGTCCTCGGCGGCCCCATCACGCTGGCGCTGCGCGCGCTCAAGCCGGCCCGGCGCGGTCAGTTCGGCCCGCGCGAGGCCATCACCGCCGCCGTCAACAGCCCGGTCGCCCAGGTGCTGACCCACCCGCTGGTCGCGCTCGCGCTGTTCGTGTCCGGCTCGTTCACCGTGTACTTCACCGGCCTGTTCGAGACGGCCATGCGCTCGCACACCGGCCACATGCTGATGAGCGCCCACTTCCTCGTCGTCGGGTACCTGTTCTACGAGATGCTCATCGGCATCGACCCGCTGCCCAAGCGCCCGCCCTTCCCCGCCCGCGTCGTCCTGCAGCTGCTGGCCATGTCCTTCCACGCCGTGTTCGGCCTCGCCCTCATGGAGTCGTCGCGCCTCATCGCCGGCGACTACTACCGCGAGATCGCGACGGAGATCCCCTGGCTGCCCGCGCCGCTGGACGACCAGATCCTCGCCGGGCAGATCACGTGGGGCTTCGGCGAGCTGCCCGGCCTGATCGTCATCGGCGCCCTGTTCGTCCAGTGGTACCGCTCCGACGAACGCGAGGCGCGCCGCTTCGACCGCCGCGAAGGCGAGGACGAGGCCGAGCGCGAGGCCTACAACGCCTACCTCGCCCAGCTCGACGAGCGGTCCAAACGCGAACAGACCTGA
- a CDS encoding DUF5994 family protein: MRLPNTELDDSAVRAVFSPIVRGDVRAVDGAWWPRSRDLAAELPALLAVLWRRDLRVARVAYHRDSWDSDVSRLPVAGRIVRLGWFRTIDPHLVSLTGLDIQDRQDLLVVPPTTDLQHAARVFDWIQDGHHHHRSASTILTAAEASLQATAQGSAPVTARLDLAEAAWESEGGSPRRTLLNTGRSA; the protein is encoded by the coding sequence ATGCGACTGCCCAACACAGAACTAGATGATTCCGCTGTCAGAGCGGTGTTCAGCCCAATCGTTCGCGGTGACGTCAGAGCCGTCGACGGCGCGTGGTGGCCCCGATCGCGCGATCTGGCCGCCGAGTTGCCGGCGTTGCTGGCCGTGCTGTGGCGGCGCGACCTCAGGGTGGCCCGGGTCGCGTATCACCGGGACTCATGGGACAGCGACGTCAGTAGGCTGCCCGTGGCCGGCAGGATCGTCCGGCTGGGCTGGTTCCGCACCATCGACCCCCACCTGGTGAGCCTCACCGGTCTCGACATCCAGGACCGGCAGGACCTCCTCGTCGTGCCGCCGACGACCGACCTTCAGCATGCGGCACGGGTCTTCGACTGGATCCAGGACGGCCACCACCACCATCGCAGCGCCAGCACGATCCTGACCGCCGCCGAGGCGAGCCTGCAGGCCACCGCGCAGGGCTCGGCTCCGGTCACTGCGCGCCTCGACCTGGCCGAGGCCGCCTGGGAGTCCGAGGGCGGGTCGCCCCGCCGTACGCTCCTGAACACCGGGAGATCCGCATGA